The segment GCAGTGTCAACGCGAGGGCCAGCACGGTGAGGATGGCGATGGCCGTCGGCGGGCCGGCGGTGCGGAACATGCCGATCTTCGTGAAGATCATGGAGCCCGAGGCGACGGCGATGGTGAGGGCCGACGCGACGAGGATCGGTGCGGTGCGACCGCTTGCTGCGGCGACGGCGTCGCCCACGGGCAGGTCGCGACGACGGCCCTCGTGGTAGGCGGCGAGGGTGAAGATCGCGTAGTCGGTGACGGCGCCGAGCACCAGTGCCGTCATGATCGCGATGGTGAAGTTGGAAATGGAGATCCAGCCGTGGCCGCCGAGGAACGACGCGATCGGGCGTGCGATCGCCAGGCCCAGCGCCAGGGTGATCAGCGGGACCGCCGCTGTCGACACCTTGCGATACACGGCGAAGACGATCACCGAGATCAGCAGGATCGATACCACGGTGATGATGAGCAGGGAGAAGTCGATCGCGGAGAACAGGTCGGCGAGCGTCGCAGTGGGGCCGGTGTAGAAGGTCTGCAGGCCGGCGGGCGGCTTCGCAGCGTCGATCTCTGCGCGGATGCCCTGGGCGGCGTGGTGGGCGCGGGTGGAGCCGACCGATCCCTCGGCGGCGATCAGCAGGTGCACCGCCTTCCCGTCAGGACTGACGGCCGACTCCCGCGTCACCGGCTTTCCGTAGAAGTCGATCAGGTAGGCGATGTCGTCGCTTTTGGTGAGGCGGTCCACCAGGCGGCCGTAGTAGGCCCGGTCCTGCGGGCCGAAGCCCTTCTCGTCGACCAGGACCACGCTGCTGACGGCGTTCGACGGCGGGACGCCGAAGTCGTGCGCCATCTGCTCGAGGTGCTGGTTGGCGGGCAGCGACGACGGTAGGAAGTCGGCGGAGGTCTTCGACACCGTGACCTCGAGCTGGGGGACGGCGACGTTCAGTCCCGCCGCCAGCACGATCCAGAATCCCAGGATCCACCAGGCATGCCGATGCGCGAAACGTCCGACGCCGGTAAATGTCCGGCTGGTTCCGTGAGCCATCGCTCCTCCTCGATTCCGGCGCCGGAGCCCCGGCGCAATAGGTGTAACCATAAGTTGCATAGAACGATTGGTCTACGGTGATGCTCGGCACATTGAAAGTCGCGACGATCTGCCGAGGCCGTGCATGTGGCGCAGGTCGGTTCGCGTAGACTTCCTGAAGTCGCGCTCCGCGTGGCATGCCCCTATAGCTCAGTTGGTAGAGCTACGGACTTTTAATCCGCAGGTCGTAGGTTCGAGCCCTACTGGGGGCACAGTGAAAGGCCGGGCCGGGGATGGGTTCCCCGGTCTGGCCTTTTGTCTGGAGCAGATGGCGCGGATCGAGCCGGCTGGACTGCCCTAGGCTTGTCGAGTGCCGCCTGCGAGCGCAGCGAGCACGCGGCGTATCGCGACGACCGTGAGTTTCGCTGGGGCGCAGTGGTTTTCGCCGGTCGCTACCCAGCCCGCGGCACGAGGTCTCGATACTCGTCGAGCGCTCGCAAGCTCGCGTCGGCGAACTCGACCACCCTGGGGAATGGCCGCCCGCCTGACATATTGCCGACGAACCTCGCTCAGAGGGACGAAATTTGCGCTACGCCTCCGCGGGCAGGCCCTCGAGGCGGCGGACGATGTCGCGGGCGCCGAGGTATTCCTGCCAGGCCTCCGGAAGCATCTCGGAGACGGCGGCGAACTCGAAGACGTACAGCATCACCGCCAGGCGGGCGCCGTCGTCCATGCCGGCCTTCGCGGCGACGATCGCGGCGAAGATCTGCAGCACGACGGTCAGTACGAGGGCGACGGCGAGGTTGGAGGCGTCGAGGTCGGACAGTTTGATCTGCCAGACGTTCAGCATCGAGATGTGCTTGCGGATCTTGGGGCGGTCGTCGAGTTGCAGGACCTCCACCTGGTGCTCGAACTCGTCGTTGAGCTTCCGGTTCAGTCGCAGGGTTCGTCGGGTGGACATCGCGTAGACCAGCAGGATCACGACCGCCATCGCGAGGGCTGCGAGGAAGATCGGGAAGCTCAATGCGGCGAGGAAGACCAGCGTTCCGATGAAGGCACCGACCGCGGCGACGATCATGGGAAGGCCGTGCTCGACGAAGTCGAGAGCCTCGCGGAGCATGTTCAGCCGGGCGGACTTGGTCGAGAGATCGGCGTCGGCCGAGTAGCTGTCAGCGCTCAACTGCTCGTAGATCCGCGCGTACCGGCGGACGTCGAGCAGACGTCGAACCGTCGCGAGCGCGGCGGTCGCGAGGCCGACGATGCCGAGGGTGATCAACCCGCGGTATGAGCCGTCGAGGTAGTCGTCGATCGCGAGGCCGATCAGAAACGGAGCGAAGACGGCGCCGACCGCCTCGGCGGCCATCATGAGCACCGACGTGCCGATCAGCGCGCGGTGTCCGCCGAATGTTGACCACATGCGAACAAGCGTAGAGGGCAAGTCGGACAACCGAACCCGGGTTCGGAAGGCCTGTCACACCGGGATTCGCGCACCGAGCACGACGAGCTGCTCCCGCGGCAGGCTGAAGTGGTGACTCGCGTTTGGGGGTAATGCAATCTTCGTCCCCGTGATGTCGGCTGCCGGGCATATTGTCGGCGAATCGTGCTCAGGGGGACGAAGATTGCATCGCTGCCGGTCATGCGGGGCCTCGATACACGTCGAGCGCTCGCAAGCTCGCGTCGGCGAACTCGCCCAGCCTGGGACGAAACTACGACAGCCCGAGCGGCTGCCGGAGGACGCAGTCGAATTGGTCTTGGCGCAGCTCACACCGGGATCCGCGCGCCGAGTACGACGAGCTGCTCCCGCGGCAGGCTGAAGTGGTCGCTGGCGTCGGACGCCACGTGGCTGCTCGCGAGGAACACCCGCTTGCGCCAGGTGGGCAGGCCGGGCTCGTCGCTCAGGCGCATCTCCACGGTCGAGAGGAAATAGGTGGCGCCGTCGAGGTCGACGCCGGCGGGCAGGTCGCGGTAGCGGGCGAGAGTCGCGGGGATGTCGGGCGACTCGGCGTAACCGAACCGGATGGTGAGACCGTCGATGCCGGGGTTGTCGTCGCCGAGATCGCGCTTCACGAAGCGGTCGGCGTCGTCGATCCGCGGAACGGTCGCCACTTGAACGGCGACGATCAGCACGTGACGATGGCGGACCCGGTTGTGCTCCACATTGGAGCGGAACGCCAGCGGTGCCGACTTCGGGTCGCGGTTGAGGAACACGGCCGTGCCGTCGACGGTCTCGATGCCCTGCCTGGACCGGAGAGAGACGAGGAAATCGGGGAGCGGACCCTCGAGCGTGCTGCGCCGCGCGCCGACGAACAGTCGCCCTCGACGCCAGGTCGTCATGACGATGAACGCGGCGAGCGCCATCACCATCGGCAGCCACGCGCCGTGCACGAACTTGGTGATGTTGGCGCCGAAGAACAGCAGGTCGACGGTCAGCAGGATCAGAGCGCTCGGCACCAGCGCCCACCACGGGGCGTGCCAGCGGTGCCGCGCGACGACGAAGAACAGGACCGTGGTGATGGCGATGGTGCCGGTGACCGCCATGCCGTAGGCGTACGCGAGGGCGTCGGAGCTGCGGAACGCGAAGACCAGGGTGATGACCGAGACCATCAGGAACCAGTTGAGCCACGGCACGTACACCTGCCCGTACTGGCGGTCGGACGTGTGGACCAGCCGTAGGCGCGGCATGTAGCCGAGCTGCGCCGCCTGCGCCGCGACCGAGAACGCTCCCGAGATGACGGCCTGCGCGGCGATGACCGTCGCCATCGTGGTCAGCACGACGAGCGGGATCTGCGCCCAATCCGGGCTGAGAAGGAAGAACGGGGCGCTGAGGTTCGACGGGTCGTGCACCACCAGCGCACCCTGCCCGAGGTAGCAGAGCGTCAGCGCCGGCGCGACGATGAACAGCCATGCGACCGAGATCGGCTGTCGACCGAAGTGGCCCATGTCGGCGTACAGGGCTTCGGCGCCGGTCACCGCCAGCACGACCGCCGCGAGCGCGAAGAACGCGATGTGGAAATGGCCCGTCACGAACGTGAACGCGTACATCGGTGACAGTGCGCGCAGAATCCCCGGCTCGGTGGTGATCCCGCGGATCCCGAGGATGCTGATCACCGCGAACCACAGCACCATCACCGGACCGAAGAACCGGCCCACCCGGCCACTGCCGAACTTCTGCGCCAGGAACAGGACGAACACGATGGCCGCAGTCAGCGGCACCACCCACGAGTGCAGCGCCGGATCGACCACCTTCAGACCCTCGACGGCGGAGAGGACGGAAATAGCCGGGGTGATGATGCTGTCGCCCAGGAACAGGGCGGCGCCGAGGACTCCGAGCCCGGCGAGGATGCCGAACACGCGTGGGTTGATCTCGGTGATCCACCGCTTCAGAAGGGTCATCAGCGCGAGGATGCCGCCCTCGCCGTCGTTGTCGGCGCGCATCGCGAGGAGGACATAGGTGACGGTCACGATGATCATCACCGACCAGAAGATCAGAGAGACGACGCCGTACACGTTGTCGACCGTCGGGGCGATCGGGTGGGGGTCGTGCGGATCGAAGACCGTCTGGACGGTGTAGATCGGGCTGGTGCCGAGGTCGCCGAAGACCACGCCGAGGGCGCCGACGACGAGGGCCGCGCGGAGCGGGTGCGCGACCGTCGGCGTCGCACTGATGTCTGAGGACATTCACCGGAGATTACGCCCGGATCCCGACGCCCGTCGGACGTCGCGGCCGAGCGGTGCTCCGTACCCCGGGTTAATCACCGGAAAACAAGGGGTGAGCAGCGGATTTGTGTTCTTGCGCAGTGATCGCATAGAGTTTGTCTCGCTCCCAACGAGGAACACCGGCCCCCTTCGTCTAGCGGCCTAGGACGCCGCCCTTTCAAGGCGGTAGCGCGGGTTCGAATCCCGTAGGGGGTACGCACCGAAGATCTGCTAAGGTCTTCGAGGCACACAACAGAATATGGCCCTGTGGCGCAGTTGGTTAGCGCGCCGCCCTGTCACGGCGGAGGTCGCGGGTTCGAGTCCCGTCAGGGTCGCTTTGGTTTCGGTTTTACCGATGCCTTCGGCCAGGTAGCTCAGTTGGTACGAGCGTCCGCCTGAAAAGCGGAAGGTCGTCGGTTCGATCCCGACTCTGGCCACATTCTGGAAAGAAGCCCACCGAGAAATCGGTGGGCTTCTTTTGTTTCTGGAGGTGGGGCGACGCGCTCGGCTCGCCCTCAACCAGCGGGAGGGGCTCCGCTCCACCGCTCAACCGACGGCGGGACGGTCGTGAGTCGGCCGACAGCGCTTCCTCCGCGTAATCTATGGGTTCAGTTAGTTGTTCTCGCCGCGCTGTGTAAGGGTTTTCGGTGAGGAAGTCGCAGGACGAGGAGGGGCGATGGCCAACGACGGGACGCCGCAGGCGGACGAGCCAGGGCTGAACGTTGTCGACAACGTCGTCGATCGTGGATACACAGTCGAACGACTGGTGGAGAACCCGGTCGAGACGGTGATCGATAAGCCGGTCACGTTGGAACGGATCGTCGAGCGGCTGGTGGTCAACACCGTCGACACCATCATCGACAAGCCGGCCACCGTGTCGCGCCTGGTGGAGAAGCCGGTCGTGACCGTCGTCGACGAGATCGCCGACAAGCCGGTCAGCGTCACCCGCATCGTCGAACGACCCGTCGTCACCGTCGAAGACGAGATCGCCGACAAGCCCGTCAACCTCCACCGCCTGGTCGAGAAGCCCGTCGTCACCGTGATCGACGACATCGTCGAGAAGCCGGTCGACGTCCCGCGCATGGTGGAGGAAGTCGCCGTCACCTTCGTCGACGACTTCGTCGAGAAGCCCGTCGAACTGCCGCGCATCGTCGAGAAGCCGGTCGTCACCGTCGTCGACAAGATCGTCGAGAAGCCTGTCGAACTCCCGCGCATGGTGGAGCACCCGGTCGTCACGGTCTCCGACAAGATCGTCGAGAAGCCTGTCGAGATCTCTCGCCTGGTGGAGAAGCCCGCGGTCACGGTGGTCGACGACATCGTCGAGAAGCCCGTCGAGATCTCCCGCGCCGTCGAGAAGCCCGTCGTGACGGTGGTCGACGAGATCGTCGAGAAGCCCGTCGAGGTGCCGCGCGTCGTCGAGAAGCCGATCGTCACCGTGCACGACGACATCGTCGACACCGAGATCGAGATCCGCCGCCTGGTGGAGAAGCCGGTCGTCACCGTCCTGGACGACATCGTCGACAAGCCGATCGAGATCCAGCGACTCATCGAGAAGCTGCTGGTGACGGTGGTCGACGAGATCGTCGAGCGGCCCACCGAAGTCTCCCGCATGGTGGAGAAACTGCTCGTCGAGATCACCGACGACGTGGTAGAGAAGCCCATCAGCATCGAGCGCATGGTGGAGAAGCCGATCGTCACCATCGTCGACAAGGTGGTGGAGATCCCCGTCGAATCGATCGTCGAGAAGGTGATCGAGAAGCCCGTCGAGAAGATCGTCGAGGTGATCCGCGAGGTCCCCGTCGAGAAGATCGTCGAGAAGGAGATCGAGGTCCCCGTCGAGAAGATCGTCTATAAGCCTGTCGAAAAGGTTGTGGAGAAGGTCGTCGAGGGCGACGAGGACTCGGCCACCGAGACGGTGGTCGAGAAGGAGATCGAGATCCCGGTCGAGAAGATCGTCTACAAGACGGTCGAGAAGGTCGTGGAGAAGGAAGTCGAGCTCGTTCACGAGAAGGCCTCCATCAAGGAGGTCCCGGTGGAGCGCGAGGTGGTGGTCGAGCAGATCGTCGACAAGCCCATCGAACGCCCCGTCGACCATGTCATCGAGCGCGTCGTGGAAGTCCCGAACGTCGTCGAGAAGGTCATCGAGAAGGACGTCGACCGCGAGGTGGAGCGGGTCGTCGAGATCCCGAACGTCACCGAGAAACTGGTCGAGAAGAACGTCGACCACGTGGTGGAGCGGATCGTCGAGAAGCCGAACGTCGTCGAGAAGATCGTCGAGAAGCCGGTGGAGCACGTCATCGAGCGCGTGGTCGAGAAGCCCGAGCTGATCGAGGAGATCGTCGAGAAGCCGGTGGAGCACACCGTGCAGCGCACCGTCGAGGTCCCGAACGTCGTCGAGGAAGTCGTCGAGAAGTCGGTCGACCACGTGGTCGAGAAGGTCGTCGAGGTCCCGCACGTGATCGAGCACGTGGTGGACAAGCCGGTGGACCGCGTGGTGGAGCGGGTCGTCGAGATCCCCAACGTCGTCGAAGAAGTGGTGGAGAAGTCCGTCGACCACACCGTCACGCGCATCGTCGAGACGCCGAACATGGTCGAGGAGATCGTCGAGACCCCGATTGACCACACGGTCGAGAAGATCGTCGAGGTCCCGAACGTGATCGAGCAGGTCATCGAGAAGCCCGTCGACCGGGTGGTGGAGCGCACCGTCGAGGTCCCGAACATCGTCGACAAGATCGTCGAGAAGCCGATCGACCGGGTGGTGGAGCGCATCATCGAGCGACCGAACGTGGTCGAGAAGGTGGTTGAGCAGCCCGTCGACCGGATCGTCGAGCGCATCGTCGAGGTCCCCAACGTGGTCGAGAAGGTGGTCGACAAGCCGGTCGAGCACATCGTCGAGAAGATCGTCGAACGCCCGGAGATCGTCGAGAAGGTGGTGGAGCAGGAAGTCCGCCGCGAGTTCGACAAGAACGTGCAGACCCCGGTCCTCATCGAGAACGTCATCGAGAAGCGCGTCGACCACGTGGTGGAGCGCATCGTCGAGAAGCCGGTGGAGCACATCATCGAGAAGGTGATCGAGAAGCCGGTCTACGTCGAGGTGGAGAAGATCGTCGAGAAGCCGATCGAGCAGATCGTCGTCGTCGAGAAGCCGGTGATCGTGCGGCGCGTGGTGGAGAAGGAAGTCGAGACCTACATCGACGAGGTGCCCGACGAGGTCCGCGCAGTGACGCACGACCAGCCCGCCGCGGAACCCTCCGAGGGAGCCCGCGCGCAGTTCCTGTCGTCGGAGACCGACGACAGCAAGCACTCGTGGATCAACCGGGAGACCGGAGAGCATCCGGGCGACGGCTTCGCCGGCTCGGACTCGGAGGCGACGCTCCCGCGGCCCCATGTGGATCCGTCGTACCAGGTGCGGAAGGCCCGTCACCGCAGCGAGGACTGAGACGTCTCAGCCGGCGGCGGGTCGCAGAGTCGACCATCGACTCTCCCGCGCCGGGCCCGACCGACAGTAGGAAGCGGCCGGCCCGCGACTCTAGAGTGGACCCATGAAAGCTGTGGTGTGTCACGAGGGTTCGCTCGACGTCCAGGAAGTCCAGATGCCGGAGCCGGGACCCGGCCATGTCCTGATCAAGGTGCTGCGCGCCGGGATCTGCGGCTCCGACCTGCATGCACGCGTGCACGGCGATGTCGCCGCCGACATCGGGCAGAAGGTCGGCTACGACAACTTCATGCGACCGTCGCAGAGCGTGGTGATGGGGCACGAGTTCGTCGGCGAGGTGGTCTCGTACGGTCCCAAGTGCCGTAAGCGCTGGAAGCCGGGGACCTCGGTGGTGGCTCTGCCGATCATCCGCCACGACGACGAGGTGGAGATGGTGGGCCTGTCCGCGCAGGCTCCCGGCGCCTACGCCGAGTACATGGTGGTCCAGGAGGACCTCGCGATGCCGGTCCCGGAGGGGCTCCGTCCTGAACTCGCCGCCCTGACCGAGCCGCTCGCCGTCGCCCATCATGCGGTGCGACGCGGCGACGTGAGCAAGCGCGACGTCGCGGTGGTCGTGGGCTGCGGGCCGATCGGCCTCGCGGTGATCCTCATGCTCAAGGCCGTGGGCGTGAAGACGGTCGTCGCGAGCGACCTGTCGGCGCTGCGGCGCGACCTGGCCCGCGAGTGCGGCGCCGACATCGTCGTCGACCCAGCGGTCGACAGCCCGTGGGATGTGACACCCGCGCAGGACAAGTACTTCACCCGCGTCGGCGACCTGTTCTCGGTGGCCTTCGACGCCATGCACGCTCTGCAGTTCGTCCCGGGCGTCCCGTGGTGGTCGCTGATGGGCGTCGCGGACAAGTTGGCGCTGACCCCGAGCGGCCCCGTGGTCTTCGAATGCGTCGGCGTGCCCGGCATGATCGACGACCTGGTGACCGGCGCGCCGTTCCGGTCGCGCGTGGTGGTGGTCGGCGTGTGCATGGAGCCCGACACCTTCCAGCCGGCGATGGCGGGCAACAAGGAGATCGACCTGCGGTTCGTCTTCGGCTACGACCCGGCGGAGTTCCGCAACACGCTGCACATGATCGCCCGCGGCAAGGTGCGGCCCGAGCCGCTGCTGACCGGGACCGTGGGCCTGGGCGGCACGGCGGCGGCCTTCGACGCGCTGGGCTCGGCGCAGCACCACGCCAAGGTGCTCATCGACCCGCAGAGCGACGTCGTGGAGGTGTGATCGGAAGGGGAGCGGTGCTGCAGGTCGTGTGAAGGTCGTCACATCGGGAAGCAAGCGGACCGCGGTCCGGTTATGCTTCATGTGTGGCGCTGAACGTGCCGACGAAAACTTCACAAGCCCTTCCGAATCACCTCTTCAAGGAGAACAGCATGACTGCAGCAACCCTCGTCCCCACCGAGCTGACCGCCGGCACCTGGAACATCGATCCGGTCCACTCGACCATCGGCTTCTCGGTCCGTCACCTCATGGTCTCGAAGGTCCGCGGCACGTTCGACACCTTCTCGGGCGCCATCGAGATCGCCGAGGACGGCACCCCCTCGGTGAAGGCCGAGATCGACGTGACCTCGATCAACACCCGCAACGAGCAGCGTGACGGCCACATCAAGTCGGCCGACTTCTTCGACGCCGAGAAGTTCCCGACCGCCACCTTCGTCTCGACCGGCGTCGTCGCCAAGGGCGACGACTACGAGCTCACCGGCGACTTCACCCTCAAGGGCATCACCAAGCCGGTGACCCTGAAGATGGAGTTCAACGGCGTCAACCCGGGCATGGGCCACGGCCCCGTCGCCGGCTTCGAGGCCACCACCGTCATCAACCGCAAGGACTTCGGCATCGACATCGAGATGCCCCTCGAGACCGGCGGCACCGTGGTCGGCGACAAGATCTCGCTGACCTTCGAGATCGAAGCGGGTCTCGCAGCCTGATCGCTCCTCCTCATCGCCTCCCGGTTGTTGGGTAATCTCAGTGGGATTCCAACGGCCGGGAGGTGATCTGTTTGCGTACTGAGACACGCGCGGAACTCCACCGTTTCGCGGACTGGGTGGATCGCCGGCTGAAGGTCGCCTATTTCGGCGGCCGACTGGTCGACGGCGGCAGTGAACGTCTCGCCTCGGAGTGGCGCGACATGGACGTGGCTCTGCGCCGCGGGATCGTCGCCCGGGCGTTGATGCTCGGCGGCACGATCGTCGGCGGCGCCAAGATCCTGATCAGCATCGAGACCTTCGTCGCGGTGATGCTCGCGTTCAGCGGGGGCGAGCTCACCCTCCACGCGGGCAACGGCGACCCCGGCATGATCGCGGTGATCCTCTCGACCATCGTCGGTCTGGTGGTCAGCATCGTCATCTCGCTGCTGTTCCTGCGGCCGCAGATGGACTGGTTCGTGACCGGCGACGTCGCCGACGACGAACGCCGCCGCAAGATCCAAGTGATACCGATGCGGGTGGCGCAGGCCGACGTCTGCGGCTGGCTCGCCGCCTACGTCGTGTACGTGATCCTCTCCGGAGCGGCCCAGACCTTTCTGCTGGCGATGCTCGTCGCCTTCCTGTTCGCCGCCGTCACCTCCGCGTGCCTGAACTACATGTTCATCGAGAGCGCCGTCCGGCCGCTGGTGGTCCTGGCGCTCGGCGGCCGTGCGATGGCCGACGTGATGCACGGCGTCCGCGAACGGATGCTCGTGATCTGGGTGGTGTCGTCGGCGGTGCCGATGCTCGGCATGCTCTCGATCATCGTCGGCCGCGCCATGAACATCGTGCCGGGCGTGCTCGACGACCACTTCGACTGGCCGATCGCCTTCCTCGCGTTCATCGCGCTGGCCTCCGGCGGCCGCGTGGTGGGGCTGGTGGGCCGTGCGTTCCGTGATCCGCTCACCGAGATGACCGAGGTCGTCAAAGCTGCCGGCGAGGGCGACCTGACCCGCCGCGTCGCGGTGTACGACTCGTCGGAGATCGGTGTCCTGCAGGACGGTTTCAACAGCATGCTCGAGGGTCTGGAGGAACGCGACCGCATGCGCGAGATCTTCTCCCGTCACGTCGGCGTCGGCGTCGCCGACCTGGCCCTGGAGCACGGCGGGGAACTCGTCGGAGCCAACTCCGACGTGGCCGTCATCTTCGTCGACATCACCGGTTCGACGTCGTTCGCGGCGCACCGCGACCCGCGGGAGACGGCGGTGGTCCTGAACGCCTTCTTCTCGATCGTCGCCGAGGTGGTGGAGCAGCACGGCGGCTTCATCAACAAGTTCGAGGGCGACGCCGCACTGATGATCTTCGGTGCGCCCGCACCCCTGGACAACGCAGCCCAGTCCGCGTTGGCCGCGGCCCGAGCCCTGGGCGAGGCGCTCGGCGAGAAGCTGCCCCTGGAGTGGGGGATGGGCGTCTCGTACGGGCAGGTCTTCGCAGGCAACATCGGTGCACGGACCCGCTACGAGTACACCGTCATCGGTGATCCGGTCAACGAGAGCGCCCGCCTGTCCGACCGGGCCAAGGAGGGGCACTCGCCGATCCTCGCCAGCGGGCAGACGGTCGACGCGGCTGATGCCGATGAGACGGCGCGGTGGCGTCGCGTCGACCGGATCACCCTCCGCGGACGGCCGGAGGCCACCGAGGTCTTCGCGCCGCGCGAACTCCTGGTCCCGGCCCAGCCGCCGTCGCTGGGTAGTGTGCTCTCCGAACTGGTGAAGTTCGGCAAGCCACGAGAGCGGACCGCGCGGTCCGCACCGAAGGAGCACTGACGATGAGTGGATGGTCGCCCGACCGCATTCCCGACCAGCACGGTCGCCGGTTCGTGATCACCGGTGCCAACAGCGGCCTCGGCGCCGAGACGGCCGCCGTCCTCGCCGCGCGCGGTGCCCGGGTGACCCTCGCGTGCCGGAACCTCGAGAAGGCGGCCGTCGTCGCCGATCGGATCGGTTCGGCCGCCACCGTCGCCCACCTGGATCTGGCGGACCTCTCTTCGGTCCGCGAGTTCGCCGGCACCGTCGACGCCGTGGACGTCCTCATCAACAACGCCGGCGTGATGGCGCTGCCGTTGCGGCGGACCGCCGACGGCTTCGAGATGCAGATGGGCACCAACCATCTCGGGCACTTCGCGCTCACCGGGCTGCTGCTGCCGAAGCTGACCGAGCGGGTGGTGACGCTCTCGTCGCTGGCGCACCTGGGTGGCAGCGTCCGCGTCGACGACCTGAACTGGGAACGGCGACGCTACAACCGGTGGGCCGCCTACGGGGACTCGAAGCTCGCCAACCTGGTCTTCGCGCAAGAGTTGGCGCGTCGGATCACGGCCGCCGGTTCGAGCCTGCGGTCGGTCGTCGCCCACCCCGGCTACGCCGCGACCGAACTGATGGGTCACTCGGAGACGCCGGTCGACTATCTGATGAAGGCCGGTGCGCTGCTTCGCGTCGGGCAGCCCGCCGACCAGGGGGCGCTGCCGTCGCTGTACGCCGCGACCGCGGACGTTCCCAACGGCAGTTACTGGGGACCGAGCCTGGTGCTGCGCGGCGGGCCGTCTCCGGCGCGCTACCGCTCGATCGTCGACGACCAGTCGGTCCGCGACAAGCTGTGGGCGGTGTCGGAGAAGCTGACCGGCGTCACCGTCGACGTGCCCGCCTGACAAGTTGACTGATTTCCGGTGATCAGAAGGTTGACGTCGGCAGTTCGCCGGACGACGCGGCCTTCCCCGCACCACTTGTCGGCGAGTCGCACCACTTGTGTTTCTCGCACTCGGTCGCGACTGAGTGCGGGAAACACAAGTGGTGCCACTGGTCGACAGATGGTGCCGCAACCTCTCTCCTGCAGGACTCAGGGATAGTCACCGAACTCCGTGCGGCCGGAACTGGATGCTGATCCGCGGGCCCGCGCCCGGCGACTTCGGCACGGCGTGATCCCACGTTCGCTGGCAGCTCCCGCCCATGACCAGCAGGTCGCCCGAGCCGAGCACGAACTTGCGCGACGGACCGCCGCCGCGCGGACGCAGCAGCAGGGTGCGCGGCGAGCCGAGCGACACGATCCCGATCAGGGTGTCGCAGTCCCGGCCGCGACCGATCCGGTCGCCGTGCCAGGCGACGCTGTCGGCGCCGTCGCGGTACAGTGCCAGCCCCGACGTGGCGAAACCTTCGGGCAGGTCGGCTCGATAATGACTGCTCAGCGCGTCGCGCGCGACGCCGATCAGCGGGTGCGGCAGCGGGGCGTTCTGGTCGTAGAACGAGAGCAGACGGGGGACGTCGAGCATCCGCTCGTACATCTGTCGGCGCTCGGCACGCCACGGGACGTCGGCGCGGAGAGCGTCGAACAGTGGGAGTGAGCCGGTGATCCAGCCGGGGCGGACGTCGACCCACGCGCCATCGGTCAGCTCGTGCCGGACGAC is part of the Gordonia phthalatica genome and harbors:
- a CDS encoding ABC transporter six-transmembrane domain-containing protein; the encoded protein is MWSTFGGHRALIGTSVLMMAAEAVGAVFAPFLIGLAIDDYLDGSYRGLITLGIVGLATAALATVRRLLDVRRYARIYEQLSADSYSADADLSTKSARLNMLREALDFVEHGLPMIVAAVGAFIGTLVFLAALSFPIFLAALAMAVVILLVYAMSTRRTLRLNRKLNDEFEHQVEVLQLDDRPKIRKHISMLNVWQIKLSDLDASNLAVALVLTVVLQIFAAIVAAKAGMDDGARLAVMLYVFEFAAVSEMLPEAWQEYLGARDIVRRLEGLPAEA
- a CDS encoding potassium transporter Kup, encoding MSSDISATPTVAHPLRAALVVGALGVVFGDLGTSPIYTVQTVFDPHDPHPIAPTVDNVYGVVSLIFWSVMIIVTVTYVLLAMRADNDGEGGILALMTLLKRWITEINPRVFGILAGLGVLGAALFLGDSIITPAISVLSAVEGLKVVDPALHSWVVPLTAAIVFVLFLAQKFGSGRVGRFFGPVMVLWFAVISILGIRGITTEPGILRALSPMYAFTFVTGHFHIAFFALAAVVLAVTGAEALYADMGHFGRQPISVAWLFIVAPALTLCYLGQGALVVHDPSNLSAPFFLLSPDWAQIPLVVLTTMATVIAAQAVISGAFSVAAQAAQLGYMPRLRLVHTSDRQYGQVYVPWLNWFLMVSVITLVFAFRSSDALAYAYGMAVTGTIAITTVLFFVVARHRWHAPWWALVPSALILLTVDLLFFGANITKFVHGAWLPMVMALAAFIVMTTWRRGRLFVGARRSTLEGPLPDFLVSLRSRQGIETVDGTAVFLNRDPKSAPLAFRSNVEHNRVRHRHVLIVAVQVATVPRIDDADRFVKRDLGDDNPGIDGLTIRFGYAESPDIPATLARYRDLPAGVDLDGATYFLSTVEMRLSDEPGLPTWRKRVFLASSHVASDASDHFSLPREQLVVLGARIPV
- a CDS encoding zinc-binding dehydrogenase yields the protein MKAVVCHEGSLDVQEVQMPEPGPGHVLIKVLRAGICGSDLHARVHGDVAADIGQKVGYDNFMRPSQSVVMGHEFVGEVVSYGPKCRKRWKPGTSVVALPIIRHDDEVEMVGLSAQAPGAYAEYMVVQEDLAMPVPEGLRPELAALTEPLAVAHHAVRRGDVSKRDVAVVVGCGPIGLAVILMLKAVGVKTVVASDLSALRRDLARECGADIVVDPAVDSPWDVTPAQDKYFTRVGDLFSVAFDAMHALQFVPGVPWWSLMGVADKLALTPSGPVVFECVGVPGMIDDLVTGAPFRSRVVVVGVCMEPDTFQPAMAGNKEIDLRFVFGYDPAEFRNTLHMIARGKVRPEPLLTGTVGLGGTAAAFDALGSAQHHAKVLIDPQSDVVEV
- a CDS encoding YceI family protein, which codes for MTAATLVPTELTAGTWNIDPVHSTIGFSVRHLMVSKVRGTFDTFSGAIEIAEDGTPSVKAEIDVTSINTRNEQRDGHIKSADFFDAEKFPTATFVSTGVVAKGDDYELTGDFTLKGITKPVTLKMEFNGVNPGMGHGPVAGFEATTVINRKDFGIDIEMPLETGGTVVGDKISLTFEIEAGLAA
- a CDS encoding adenylate/guanylate cyclase domain-containing protein, which codes for MICLRTETRAELHRFADWVDRRLKVAYFGGRLVDGGSERLASEWRDMDVALRRGIVARALMLGGTIVGGAKILISIETFVAVMLAFSGGELTLHAGNGDPGMIAVILSTIVGLVVSIVISLLFLRPQMDWFVTGDVADDERRRKIQVIPMRVAQADVCGWLAAYVVYVILSGAAQTFLLAMLVAFLFAAVTSACLNYMFIESAVRPLVVLALGGRAMADVMHGVRERMLVIWVVSSAVPMLGMLSIIVGRAMNIVPGVLDDHFDWPIAFLAFIALASGGRVVGLVGRAFRDPLTEMTEVVKAAGEGDLTRRVAVYDSSEIGVLQDGFNSMLEGLEERDRMREIFSRHVGVGVADLALEHGGELVGANSDVAVIFVDITGSTSFAAHRDPRETAVVLNAFFSIVAEVVEQHGGFINKFEGDAALMIFGAPAPLDNAAQSALAAARALGEALGEKLPLEWGMGVSYGQVFAGNIGARTRYEYTVIGDPVNESARLSDRAKEGHSPILASGQTVDAADADETARWRRVDRITLRGRPEATEVFAPRELLVPAQPPSLGSVLSELVKFGKPRERTARSAPKEH